The sequence GTGAGCTGGGCTCAGTCACTGCCCCCCTCTTCCCCCAGGAGCCCCATCTCTTGGGGCTGCAGTGAGGAGAAAGGAGGCCATGGAGGCGTGTGGTTTGCATCCAGCAGGTTCTGTCAGTGCCCCCAGGGCCTTGGAGgtgatgtttgttttttcagtttccaCTCACTTTCAaatcaaactttatttatttttaaaacggAGGGGCAAGCCACCCAACATACAATTAACCGTTTTAAAGCATACACTTCAATGGACTGCTGCGCATTCCCAGTGTTATGCAACCACCACTTCCATGCAGTCTCAAAACTGTTTTCGCCGTCCCAGGAAGACACCCCATACCCTCTAATTAatcactccctcctcctccccatcccccggTGGCCACGCATCTGCTTTCTGTATCTACCGCTTTGCCAGGTCTGGACACTGCACAGCAGTGGGGTCCTACAGGATGTGACCTTTCCCATCTGGTTTCCTCCATTTAGTCTatgctttccagcttcatccataTTGTAACGGGTATCccatcctttttatggctgaataatattctattgtatggctACACTACAACTCATTTATTCataagtttattcatttatttttaattttattgttgttcaagtacagttttctgcctccccccccccacctctctgccccgcccccccagccatccccacctcccttacTTATTCGtaagttgatggatatttggctGTTACGAGTGATGCTCCATGGGTATTTGCATCCAAGTTTTCGTGTGGGCACATGTGTCCATTTACCTTGGGTCATCTGGAAACTCCGTTTAACTTTGCGAGGAACTGGCAGACCGTTTTACAAAGGGGTTGTGCCATTTCACGTTTGTACCAGTGTGCACGAAGCTCCCAATGTCTCCTCATTCTTGCCGACacttattattttccatttgcaaaatgaaagacGTCCTAgagggtgtgaagtggtatctcactgtatctgatttgcatttccttaaacCAGCCGTGTCCCTTCATGAGCAATAAATACCTTTTTTTGTGCTTGTTGggcatttatatgtatttttttggacaagtgtctattctagtcctttgtccattttttattggattgtttgattttgttgttgaatcttttgagtttttaaaatatattctggcTACCCAACCTTTATCAGATATTTGAACACTTAcccctattttttcttctattgattgcataattttggtttttatatttagGTTGTTGACTAAATTGAAGTTTAACATACAGATAACCCTGTCgggtagccctggccaggcagcgcagttggttagagcatcatcccaataagtcaaggtcgtgggttcaatccccagtcagggcacatataagaatcaaccaatgggtgcataaataagtggaacaaattgatgtctctttctctcccccttcctctctctctaaattaattgattaaaaaatatcatacatacccctggctggcgtggctcagtggattaagtgccagccagcgaatcaaagggtcactggttcgattcccagtcagggcacatgtctgagttgagggccaggtccccagtgcaggggcatgagaggcaaccacacattggtgtttctctccctctctttctccctcccttcccctctctctaaagtaaataaataaaatttaaaaaatatatatcatacataCAGTAAAGTGCCCTCATCCAGCATGTTCAGCTAAGTGACTTTGCACATGTATGTAAACCCATGTAGTTACCTCCCTGGCCCAAGATATAGGACGTTCCCAGGAGCTCAGAGGCCCCTCACGCCACCTCCCACCTCCAGACCTCACCCATGGGTAACCCCAACTCTGACTTCCATCATCGCAGATTGGTTTTGCCTGTCCTCGAACCCCACAGAAATGGAATCGTACCACGTGTGCTCTGTTAGGTTCGGCTTCTTTTACTTGGCCTGTCTGCGGCACTCGTCTGCACCCCCCGGTGAGGCTGTTGCTCGGTGTTCCCTGCCGCCGTGCGGCAGTCCACTGCGCGACCGGGCTGCAGCCgctcccaccacccctctggtGGTGGTTTGGAGGGCTCCTCCCGTCTGGGGCTGCAACGGACCAGGCCGCTGTGAGCATTCTCTGCCCGTCTGTCCCCAGGCGGCCACCTGCCCTGGTTTCTCTTGGACACATGCCCAGAGGTGGACCTGCTGGGCCATAGGGCACATGTTCGCCCTCCGTTCTCTCCAGCAGGTCCTCAGAGGGGCCGTGCtgttccccaccccaccagcagcGGGCAAGGTCTCTTCCTGCCGCCCCACACCTGGAGGTGACATTTCAGTTCCCTTCAACAAACACTATTCTCACTTCGTTCTGGCCCTGTCCTTTCGCTTCTGGGTGCTCTCCACAGCCTCCAGCCCGCTCTCTCCTCTCAGTGCTCACCCCGCGTCCTGAGGGATGGCTGAAACCCTGACAGCGTTGCCCTGGCGGGGAAGCTCAGCTGGTTACCGGGTCGTCGGATACACGACTGATCCTCGGTCAGGACAGGTACAAGAGTCACCCCATGAATACGCACCGccacatcgatgtttcactctctcccttcctctgtgtaaaatcaatcaataaagtaaaataataagccctggctggcatagctcagtggattgagcttgggctgtgaaccaaagtgttgcaggttcaattcccagtcaggccacatgcctgggttgcaggccacggcccccagcaaccacacattgatgtttctctctcttcctcacttccctctctaaaaaataaataaataaaatgttttaaaaagatgttaaagaagaaataataccaatgctataaaaaaataaaataaataaagtaaaataataaaatcaaaccCGACATTATTCACAGAGGAATCTTTTAAAACCCTGAGCATTTCACCCTCAAACTTGGACCCTCCCCAAGTGCTGGCACCTTTTGCGTGGAGACGCAGGAGGGCCTAAagcctgggaaggggtggggtggggatgctCCACACACCCCATTTTCTTTTAGGGTGCAGTTGGTTGGGGGGGGGCCTAGCGGGACTTGAGGGTAACACTAGTGGCTCGAGTTCATTGCGCTCTGATGGGGCAGACAGGGTTCAAAGCGATGGATGAACCCTCAGAACAACCTGCAGAGAAAGAGAGTGATAATGCACCCATTTCACGGATTCAGggatggagacacagagacattAAGCAACTTGCTgaaagccacacagccaggatttgaacctaagCAGTGTCCAGAGACCAACCTTCTCACTGCCTTGTTAGTTCTGTCTCTCAAAAGAGGCCAGACTTCTTAACTCGGCATTCTAGGCCCTTCCAGGCCCTTCGTGCCCCGGGCCGCCTGCCCGGCCTCCTCCTGCACCAGCACCCAGTTCCTCTCTCTGCTCTAGGCTCCCTGCTGGACTGAGCGTCTCACCCGTGCGCAGGCCGCCCCCTGCCCAGGCTGTCCTCCCCCGCTGCCTCAGCTGGCCGCCTCTTTCATCCCGCAGGTTTCATTTCCCCTCCACTTCCTCGGGAGGCCTCCCGCAAGTCCCTGCTTTACAGCCCCATAGCACCATGCAGGgtattactttcttttaaaaaatagtttttatttattatttttgtagagagagggggaagggagggagaaagtgaggaagagaaacatcaatgtgtggttgcctcttgtgcatcccctactgcggacctggcctgcaacccagggcatgtgccctgactaggaatcaaaccagcgaccctttggtccacaggccagcactcaatccactgagccataccatctaaggttattattactttattttttaacctgcTTAGAATAAGGTTTAAAGATTTTGCATTTTGAGGAAATTACATGTATAGTGTGGAagagaagaatttattttaaaagctgatttttatttttgtactttgccttatatttttaaatttgtcactGCATCTCTTTTTCAACTCAAATACATTTCCGTGCCTCACGGTCCAGAAGCCACGCCAGGGCGTGTGGTGCAAACCCTCCCTGCCGCTGTAGCCAGTGTCTCGAGTATCTTTTTGCCCAGAAGGTAGCCTCCTCTCCATCCTGTTTTGTtccttgcttttctgttttcttatacCTTGGTAATCCTTCCACTGACTACATGAAAATCTGCcctatttaattaattaattaattaatgtttaaaagattttatttatttatttttagagagggaagggagggagacagagagagagaaacatcaatgtgcagttgctgggggtcatggcctgcaacccaggcatgtaccctgactgggaatcgaacctgcaacactttggtttgcagcctgcgcacaattcactgagctatgccagccagagccttaatttattttttattattatttaaatcctTACTctggggtgtggagagagagagagagagagagagagagagagagagagggagagagagagagagagattggttgctTCCTGGTTGTGTCCTGACTTatggaacctgaaacctaggtatgtgccctgaccaggaattgaactcgcAAATTTTTGGTGGACCGGGAATTGAATGCTCTAAtcaacttagccacccagccagggtaatctgccccattaaaaaacaaaacaaaacgaaacaaaacagaaaacaaaaaacccaattactTTGTTGAGGTACATTttacattcaataaaattcatgccttttatttttatttatttattatttttaaaaagattttatttacttattttttagagagggggaaagggagggagaaagagagggagagaaacattgatatgtgagagaaacatccattgattgtctctcacacccccaaccagggaaccTGACTTGCAactcaggcaagtgccctgagtgggaatcgaacctgcgccCCTTCAGTCTGTAGGAGgaagcccaacccactgagcaacatcaGTCAGGGCAAAATTTACGCCTTTTAAATGTACTGGCATGCATTTGACTATTATATACCCCCTGTGTCAGCAGGTTCCAATCAAGATACAAAATGTTTCCACCCTCCAGAGAGCTCTCTCGGGCCTCTTTGCAGCCCCCGGGAAAGAATGACTCTTCcacttgggtgggggtggggagcaggcttCCTGACACTGGGGCATTTGAGTTGGGGAGATAGTCCCCAAGTGGGAGCCTGTGGGCacagaggccaggggtggggggagggcggccTGAGTGTCCTGGACCCTGAGCTAGAAGGGGGGCTGACTGGGGCCTCCGCCAGGGCCCCTGACGGGCGGGCTGAGGAGCTGGACTCGGGCTGGGGGACAAGGGAAGCGCTGAGTGGCATCTGAGCAGGGACTGGTCTGTGCTCAGGTTGACGAGGCTGcagtctggggaggaggggagtccCAGGGAGCCACTTGGTGGGGGCTGGGCAAAGGCAGGGGACAACGAGAGGGGGCCGATTCCTCCAGGGCCTGGTTATCACTCTTCCCATTCCCCGGATGCCAGCTGAGCACCCACGCATGTCCCTGTGCTGTCCTTTGAGCTCCCTGCCACCCTGCTGTCATGGCAGTCTTGTCCCTTCGAGGGAGGTGAGGACTCTGAGACTCCAGAGGGGGACGAGAGGTGGGCTAccacctcccctccttccctgcatCGCCTCCCCGCCCAGgccagtgggggagggagcaTCAGACTTGGCCCCAGTCCCGGCGCATTTCTGATTGGCTGCGCTATCTCAGGtcagcccctttctctctgggagcctcagtttccccttcttgCAGATGAGTGGTTTACGCACTGTGATCCTTAAAACCAGAGGTTTCAGCGGCGGTCCaccaggggaggggcgggtgggaTCTTGggcccctcacccctgctccaGCCAGCAGGGCTCAGGAGGCCATAGGGGATGACAGCGGCAGGAAGTCCGAGTTAGATGGCCCGGCTGCGAGTCCCAGCTCAGCCAGTCCCGGCTGTGCGACCTGGCCCACCCCTTTaacgtctctgtgcctcagttccccatCTGTGAAAGGGGCGTGATCATGGCCGTGCCTGCTTTCAGGGTTGTCGTGGGAGCTCTGGGGTGGGTGGCACCCTGAACGGGACTGGGGCAGTGAGAAGTGAACACGTGTTGGTGAGAATTTTCTTGTTGTTATGTTTTGTGCTGTGTAGACCGTTTTCTCTGAGTGGGGGGCATCGAGGGCTCTCCTGTCCATGCCCAGGTGGTCCTGCCCACTCAGCTTGGCCCGCAGGTTCCTTGGAACAGCTCCTGTTCCCGGCAGGCCCGGGCCTAGGGTAGTCGGGGCCTGTCACTCAGCTCTTGGGCTCTTCCTAACCTCTCAGACCTGAGGCTTTCCTCCACCCCCAGACTCCAGGGTGCCAGCTCCCGTTCTGGGCCAGGAGGGGGATGAAATACTCATACTCGATGAAAGGCTGACGGGCTGGGCCGGGCCAGTAAAGTGCCCCACCCTCACTGGGAGGACCTCCAGGCACCCGTGTAAACTGAGTCATGGGGGGCGAGGAGGTGAGTCATGAAGCCTGTGAGTGGGAGCCAGATGGGTCAGAGTGTGCCTGAGTGGGGCCCTTGGCCGTCCTCCGTGGAACCTCAGCTCCCCTCCAACACCCAGCAAGTCCCTGCAGGGCTCACGCGTCCACCTGGGGCCCCGGAGGGCGTGCCTGAGTGAGTGTGGTTTCGGGGAGGGGAGTGGCAGACAGGAAAGGGAGGCTCTGGCTCGCTAGGGGGAGGAAAGGACTGGAGTTTGGGAAGGAGTCAGAGCCCCAGCGAGGACATTTTGGCGGGAATGCTTCACTGCCCTCTCCTGGCCTCTGCAGGTTCAGCTGATTCGCCTCCCACCCCAAGGAGCCGGCTTTCTCCCCTTAGCCTGGGAGGATCCGGGGCCCCGGGGGTGGCATGTCTGTCTTCTAGGGTTCCCAGGAGCCAGAGCTGCTCCGGGACCAGGGACGCAGCCCCCTGCCACGGGGGTGTGTATAAGCGCTCTTGGGAGTTTTGGAGGCCACTGGAGGATTCCCAGCCTTGACCGTGGCCAAGTTACTCTCTGCTTCAGTCTCCTTCTCAGTAATAGGAGAGCTGTGAGGACCCAAATGAGAACTGCTTAGAGTAGTGCCTGGTGCGGGGGAGCTCTGTGTATGTGTTTGCTCTTACTATCTAAGCTGCAATGTTCTCATCTCAAAACACGGGTGcgggggctctggctggtgtggctcagtggattgagtgccggcttgagAACCggaaggtcactagttcaattcccagtcaggcacatgcctgggtttcgagccaggtccccatttggtgGCATGCAAGAGGCGTGCCACCGACCGATGTACTGTATGTctggcacatggatgtttctctccctctctttctccctcccttcccctctctctgaaaaaatgagtgaaaaaatgTGGAGAGGATGCCAGAAGTGTCCTTAGTCCAGCTGTCACTCGGGTTCCAGTCCCCAGGGAAACTGCCCCCTATGCCCTGTGTCCCTTTCCAACTCGGTCCCTCTGTCCAGCCGGGGGCATTTTCATGCCCTGCTGGGAGGCCAGTCAGCAAGGAGAAATGGGTCTGATGGGATCTGAGGCAGGTGCCCTCAGGTTACCCCTCAGTGTCCGTCGGTGTCTGGGGGACGCATGGCAGAGAAGTGGGGAGTTTCCCTCCTTGGATGAATCAGCTGCGTGACCCAAGGCTCCGTCTctgccagggcccctcccagcagACAGGAGTGGGGCGAGATTGCCCTGCTGGGAAAATCCCCAAAACCTTGCCAAAGCTTTGGCTGAAGCATTATCCCCATTCAGCTGTTTCTTGTTCTCCCTGATTCAGCGCCCCAGCTGGGATCGGGAGTTAGCCAACGATTCTCCCCATTTCCTGGCCAGCCCCTCGTGAGCCTCCTCCCTGGGGCTTGGGGGTTCGAGGTGCATgtgagggagagaaggtggggtGTGGGGCATCGCCCCCTCTGACCTCAGCCATCCTCCCTGTGGTTTGTCAAAGGGGGCAGAGCACAGGGGCTTGTCCTACGTTGCCCAGCCTAGCCCACCCTGGACGGGGCCACCTCCTTACTCCCGGGCGGGAAGGGGTCAGATAAACAGGGCGGAATGTCGTCAGCTTGAGGGGATGGGCCTTGGGGAGCCCTTGGCCTGGCAGGGGAGCAATCCCCACGGCAGGCCCGGGAGGTCCTTCCTGCCCAGCCCGGCAGTCACTGTactctccgggcctcagttttgCCACCAGTAAATGGGAGTTTTAAGTcttggcctggcctctcccccaggCGGTTCTGAGGACccggcgtgtgtgtgtgtgtgtgtgtgtgtgtgtgtgtgtgctgtgcagaTCAGACCCTCCCCCCCCTCCAGCCTTGCTGGGTCTCGGTTATCTTGGCAGCCCCCGCGGCACTTCCTCGCAGCGGGGGCCCCACGATGCACCTGGGCTTCGCTACTGATGGCCTCGGAACTGAACCAGCTACCGAACCTCTCCCGGCCTCCATCTTCTCCTCTGCGAAGTGGTGACACCGACAGAGCCGGGCGAGGCTCAGATGAGATGGTAAACGTAGACACGCAGCCCAGTGCCCGGTCCAGGCTatgacagaaggaagaaacaggcccagagacaACACGAGTCACGTTCATTCAATCCCTTCCGTATTCGGTCGTGATGATTTGGTGGGTGCACCAGGCCGAGGTCCTGCGCTGGACGCTGAGGCCACCCTGAGGGGTACAGCGCAGCCGCTGTCCTTGAGGGGCTCCAGACACACAGATGACAGACACGGGTGGGTGGGTGTTACGAGAGCCCTGGGCGCAGGTGGCTGGGGGAGAAGCCGTGGAGAGAATGAGTGCGTGGCTGTGGGCCTGGGGAGCGGAGTCAGCCAGGGGACCAGGGGAAGGTCAGGCCCACCAGGCAGAAGGGATGGCATCAGCAGAGGCGCTGGAGTGAGAAAGGCCAGAGTGTGTGCCAGAAAACCGCAAGCAGCTCGTGATTCTGGAACGTGAGCGGGAAGCGGAGAGTGGGGAGACGGGGTGGAAAGGACTGGCGGGGACCGGGTTCGAGCCGCACACTCACGCACCTGCCCTGCCTTCACCGAGCCCACATTCTGGGCACCCGGCTTAGGGGCAGTGGGGGACAGGCATCCCCCGAGGGAGAGCGTGTGCAGCCTCCCCATCCTCACTGCGTGGCAGGTGTGCCAGCAGAAGGCACAGCCCGAGGCTCAGGGCTGTGTGCAGGGGGTGAAGGCAGTGCCAGCCGGCTCCAGCGGGGTGGGTGTGGGCAGAAAGGGGCTCTTGAGGGACGCGGGGGCcgttggtggtggtggggttaAGTCATGGCTTGGTCAGGAGGGTGGACTCTATGCGACAGGCTGGGGGGCCGCAGAAGGGCTTGAGTAGGAGAGGGTAGCTCTGcaggagagctgggtggggggcggaggaggaagtgggagggacACGGGGCAGAGGGGACAAGCCGCAAAGGTTTGGGAGTGTGAGGAGTGAGCTCAAGCCGGGCTGTGAGGATGGCACAGGGATGAGTGTGTGAGATGCTCAGTGACAGAAGGAGAACCAGGTGGTGTTGGCACCACTGGGACATCTTCCCGGGACCCCAAGGGCTTGGCCCGGATCCTCATAAGCCTCGGCCCACTTTGGTCAAGTGCAGAGCACCGACGGTCCGAGATAGGCGGGGCGCCACACTCCAGTTAGACCACCCAGCTCCGGGGacttcccagggctgggctgaTGGGGGACTCAGGCCTTGGGGAGccgagggtggggaggaagctggggagggggccaagTCAGGATCGCGTGACTCATCCACTTCCACCCAGTCAGCCCAGTGGCATCTCCGCTCCCCTGCTCCAAATTCCGATTTGGTGAGGCTGCTCGAGGCTGAGTCAGCTCCCGCACGAGAGCAGCATCCCAAGGGGCTTCCTGCCAGACGACCTGGCCTCCGACCAAGGCCagggccagggggtgggagggggcagagccgGGCTCTAAGGCTACAGCAGCCTCAGCCGAGTGGGATGGCCCAGCAGATCACGTGAGTGAACGTGCCTGGTCGGCTGCGCAGAGCTCACTGAGGAGGAGGCCGGGGCCCTCATTCTGCCCGAGGAGGCAGGGAGCCAGGTGAAGCGTGGCTCCGGAGGCCTGGCTCCACTGTACGGCCCTCGGggcactcccttcccttcttggCTTCAATTTCCTTGACCACAGAAAGGTGGCAACATCTCCTTTAAAcaggttgtgagaattaagtaaTGCATGTGGAAGTGCTTTGCCAATTGTCCAGTAACggtcagggaaggggagaggcaaGGTGAACGGGAGGGCTCCCAGGGCCACTTCTGGTGCAGCCCATCCACCCTCTGTTCACCGGACCACGTGCCCTCACCTAGAACCGCCAGGACCAAGAGGGCACCTTTCTCTAACAGGCCTAGTAAGTACAACCCGTGGGCTAGCAGTGGCCCTTGGACTTTGCCGGGCCAAGCCTCCGGGTTTATGGGAAACCACCAAGAAACCAGTCAGAGCTCTCCAGGACAAGACAAACCAGGGCTGACTTTGCAGAGGCGCTCAGAGAGGTTCCCAGGCCTGGCAGCGAGGTGCGTCCTCTTGCTGCGGGCAGTTAGGAGGAGGGCCCGGTCAGGGCGGAGAGGCCGTGTCTCTCAGCCTGGCCTCTCTCCAGCAACCGAAGCAGGTACCCACCAACACAGCACTTTAAAAAACACTCGAGACACAGACCCAAGCTGGGCTTTATTGAAATGCCGAGAGCAGGCACATGACAAGGTAgtgaaggaaggcaggaaggtgGTGCAGGCTGTGAGGTGACAGGGACAGGCAGACCCCGTGTCCGTGGCCCTGGCATCCTCCTTCTTTGCCAGGGGTTGAGTGGGCACAAATCACCGCCCCGTCCGAAAACAATGCCATGCTCGGGCCTGCAGGGCCTCTGCGCCCTGGGCCGTGGAGGTTCCCAGGAGAGGGACCGGAAGCACTACGTTTTCTCTcgtgtgagggagaaagagaagaaagggagggctgcaggaggggcagggataCCCAAGGGTGAGGGTCGGCCAAGGAAGGTTCTCCTCCTGGGTGTCGGCACCCAGACTGAGGTCCTGGACGCCAGAGGGGagcagcagcagaggctgagggTCCAGCCCTCGGAGAGCCAGAGCCTCCGGGTGATGGGGACTTGAGTCAGCCCTGATCAGAGGGCAGAAGTTCAAGGGGATCGAAGATGCAGGCAGTTCCGGAGTGACCGAGTCCTCAAAGCTGGGGGACTTGGCCTCGTGGAGACAGGGAAGAGCAAGACGGGAGGATccatccccagcagggggcccagAGGGTGGTGGTCCGCGCAAGGCCCTACTAGGTCAGTTCCACATTGTTGGCACGGTCCAGCACACGGGAGCCCCGAGCACTGCCCCCTAGCTGGAAACGGCTCTCATAGAGAGTGGGGCAGAGGTGCCAGCGGTTGGCCCGGTAGATGCCCAGGTAGGTGTAGACATCGGGCTTGTAGGTGAGCAGGCACTTGATGCCTGCCGCACGGATGGCGGCGTCTGCCTCCAGCACACCCAAGCGGTCCGTGAAGTCATCCGTGTACACGCAGATGACCTGGCGCCCGCCCTCCTTGGCCCGTGGGCTCACCTTGGCCACCTGAAGCCGGCCTTCCACCACGGCCCGAGCAATGCCAGCCCAGGCGTGGTCCAGCTTGAAGCCAGGCGCCAGGTGCATCAGCCACTTGCCTGAGAGCACCTGGTGGGTGATGGCCAGCTGGCGCAGAGTGGCTGGTGTGATGGGCCGCCCACTGGTCTGCAGAGCCTCCCAGGCTGCCTGCAGGCCCTGCACGTCGCCGGAGTTGGGGACGTAGCCCTGCCCATAGGCTGCAATCCAGCCCACTGGCTCAGAGTTGGGCGAGTTGGGGTCCCCATAGCGCGTAACTTGGGAAGGTGGGTACTTGGC is a genomic window of Phyllostomus discolor isolate MPI-MPIP mPhyDis1 chromosome 6, mPhyDis1.pri.v3, whole genome shotgun sequence containing:
- the C6H11orf68 gene encoding UPF0696 protein C11orf68 homolog isoform X2 translates to MAAAAAAVAGVGRGGGGAEPRQERSRARSWAGAERSEGRRIEPGEELEEEDSPGGREDGFTAEHLAAEAMAADMDPWLVFDARTTPASELDAWLAKYPPSQVTRYGDPNSPNSEPVGWIAAYGQGYVPNSGDVQGLQAAWEALQTSGRPITPATLRQLAITHQVLSGKWLMHLAPGFKLDHAWAGIARAVVEGRLQVAKVSPRAKEGGRQVICVYTDDFTDRLGVLEADAAIRAAGIKCLLTYKPDVYTYLGIYRANRWHLCPTLYESRFQLGGSARGSRVLDRANNVELT
- the C6H11orf68 gene encoding UPF0696 protein C11orf68 homolog isoform X1, coding for MAAAAAAVAGVGRGGGGAEPRQERSRARSWAGAERSEGRSRIEPGEELEEEDSPGGREDGFTAEHLAAEAMAADMDPWLVFDARTTPASELDAWLAKYPPSQVTRYGDPNSPNSEPVGWIAAYGQGYVPNSGDVQGLQAAWEALQTSGRPITPATLRQLAITHQVLSGKWLMHLAPGFKLDHAWAGIARAVVEGRLQVAKVSPRAKEGGRQVICVYTDDFTDRLGVLEADAAIRAAGIKCLLTYKPDVYTYLGIYRANRWHLCPTLYESRFQLGGSARGSRVLDRANNVELT